The following proteins come from a genomic window of Triticum aestivum cultivar Chinese Spring chromosome 6A, IWGSC CS RefSeq v2.1, whole genome shotgun sequence:
- the LOC123130631 gene encoding RNA-binding protein FUS, with protein sequence MRKEIIIRMYVNSEKYQTKAMKVAATATGVESVTLAGGDKNLLLVIGDDVDSNKLTKSLKKKVGAAEIVELRTLDTFGASSLPLPAGTKGAVAPGRSPYNGSQHYQYGAAPGPYAHHHHPSPLAAQGGYGYGYGYGSSYSRAVARSHPGNYSPLVERHDYYPMEHSSSSSGGGGGGSTSYSSVPRRDSGSGGCCIQ encoded by the exons ATGAGG AAGGAGATCATCATTCGGATGTATGTGAACTCGGAGAAATACCAAACCAAAGCCATGAAAGTGGCAGCTACGGCTACCG GGGTGGAGTCGGTGACGCTGGCCGGCGGCGACAAGAATCTGCTGCTGGTGATCGGCGACGACGTGGACTCCAACAAGCTGACCAAGAGCCTCAAGAAGAAGGTGGGCGCCGCGGAGATCGTGGAGCTGAGGACGCTCGATACGTTCGGCGCGTCGTCGCTCCCGCTCCCGGCGGGGACCAAGGGGGCAGTGGCGCCGGGGCGGTCGCCGTACAACGGCTCGCAGCACTACCAGTACGGCGCGGCGCCAGGCCCGTACGCTCACCACCACCACCCGTCGCCGCTGGCCGCGCAAGGCGGCTACGGTTACGGCTACGGTTACGGCAGCAGCTACTCGCGCGCGGTGGCGCGCAGCCACCCGGGCAACTACTCGCCGCTGGTCGAGAGGCACGACTACTACCCCATGGagcactcctcctcctcgtccggcggtggcggcggcggcagcaccaGCTACAGCTCGGTGCCTCGCCGCGATAGTGGCTCCGGTGGCTGCTGCATACAGTAG